From Microplitis mediator isolate UGA2020A chromosome 11, iyMicMedi2.1, whole genome shotgun sequence, one genomic window encodes:
- the LOC130677331 gene encoding nuclear pore complex protein Nup107 has product MHPQTSDYSMMNYSVDRSRLRSNLEESDASVYADKSNWSLFELMEDSASTGLILKSERPWKKVASNLYQEFLEIVQSHSTEPQVFDTISDFIQNCTNALEVMRDMQSKVENTELCEEEINLTNERNTWRLLFCLYQNRLATSHTQMETDTNGNSYVSEADVIANLMSSESQVREYQLIIDWLEKNACDELEFLPKIEHFTDKTVAWENTLHQLQNRQSGITFGSSRPLVTSLDPDAPVREGKPLHDLDKEDDARLEKRMFLEVRCGRLQRSQELAIHCGQPWRAACLLGWQPHHDPNYKNPLVDTKLPIEGNPNRSLWKLNAWYMSQDTRIGPFYRAIYASLCGNINQLLAVSRNWEDALWSHVKVLMDIEVESELRGVVAKNYVSMPDDYWKSKLSLEEIFNDLHASKDLSILKQSNSADHLIQKYLILDQVPQLMEIIEEWIDSEDCRPQFLRFLAHLVLFLRQIGKISNDKVGDKVLLAYVKLLIEIGEPTLVAFYTAALPQEEQVNYYALYLERIRDTEMRKRCLSAAEDANLNVEAITKMVVENIRNKNVGDVDKLDSQLVTKITDDDLEKIDALEWMTFYPNQRGEALWQANALIRYFLTCEKIDAARKAFDKIPADTIGMIMMEQPSIDNTFVDQTMTEEISDHKSSASIREYLCYKAYLDAQEGFQEWFRHFHQGKPIPLDPLPTYATFTEKVAYDHKKAQYQAELESWKATMQRHTKAVKQLLFNVLLFPDGGWLVDRTKTMPPDHLRKHQLAKLRSLCIPKITLLLINVMSEMNEHAECIELGETLALERYQLYKVFPKERMREVYRKICESSLVLMDKKKDAWGYSK; this is encoded by the exons ATGCATCCACAGACGTCGGATTATTCAATGATGAATTATTCAG tggaTCGTTCAAGGTTGCGAAGTAATCTAGAGGAATCAGATGCTTCAGTATACGCAGATAAGAGCAACTGGTCCTTGTTTGAGTTGATGGAAGACAGCGCATCGACTGGTTTGATACTAAAATCCGAGAGGCCATGGAAGAAAGTTGCGTCAAATCTTTACCAAGAATTTTTAGAAATAGTCCAGTCGCATTCCACCGAACCCCAAGTGTTTGACACCATTTCCGACTTTATACAGAACTGCACAAACGCTTTGGAAGTGATGCGAGACATGCAGTCTAAAGTCGAAAACACGGAACTGTGTGAAgaggaaataaatttaaccaaCGAAAGAAACACATGGAGACTTTTGTTCTGTCTCTATCAAAACCGGTTGGCTACCTCGCATACTCAGATGGAAACCGACACTAACGGGAACAGTTATGTCTCTGAAGCAGACGTGATAGCGAATCTGATGAGCAGCGAGAGCCAAGTTCGTGAGTATCAATTGATAATTGATTGGTTGGAAAAAAACGCGTGCGATGAGCTGGAGTTCTTGCCTAAAATCGAACACTTTACTGACAAAACCGTCGCCTGGGAAAATACACTTCACCAGCTACAAAACCGTCAATCCGGAATAACTTTCGGGTCCAGCAGACCTCTGGTTACTTCTCTAGATCCAGATGCGCCTGTCAGAGAAGGAAAACCGCTGCACGATCTCGACAAAGAGGATGACGCGCGTCTAGAGAAGCGAATGTTTTTAGAAGTCCGTTGCGGAAGACTTCAGCGTTCTCAGGAACTCGCGATTCATTGCGGACAGCCTTGGAGAGCCGCTTGCTTGCTCGGCTGGCAGCCGCATCATGATCCCAACTACAAGAATCCGCTCGTCGACACGAAACTTCCCATCGAGGGTAACCCGAATCGCAGTCTCTGGAAGCTGAACGCTTGGTACATGTCTCAGGATACCAGAATCGGCCCATTTTATCGTGCCATCTACGCAAGTCTCTGTGGGAACATCAACCAGTTGCTTGCAGTATCACGTAATTGGGAAGACGCGCTCTGGTCTCATGTTAAAGTTCTAATGGACATTGAAGTCGAGTCCGAGTTGCGCGGCGTTGTTGCTAAAAACTACGTCTCCATGCCCGATGATTACTGGAAGTCTAAATTGTCTTTAGAAGAAATCTTCAATGATCTTCACGCCTCGAAGGATTTATCGATACTCAAGCAGTCGAATTCCGCGGATCATTTGATCCAGAAGTATTTGATCCTAGACCAAGTGCCCCAGCTGATGGAAATTATCGAAGAGTGGATTGACAGTGAAGACTGCAGGCCTCAATTCTTACGTTTCCTCGCTCATCTGGTTCTTTTCTTGAGACAGATTggaaaaattagtaatgaCAAAGTCGGTGATAAAGTTCTGCTGGCTTACGTTAAATTGCTGATTGAAATCGGGGAACCTACACTAGTTGCATTTTACACTGCAGCTTTACCCCAGGAAGAACAAGTCAATTATTATGCTCTGTACCTTGAACGTATTCGGGACACGGAGATGAGAAAGCGTTGTCTGTCTGCAGCTGAAGACGCGAATTTGAATGTTGAAGCGATAACTAAAATGGTTGTTGAGAACATTCGTAATAAAAATGTTGGTGATGTTGACAAGTTGGACTCCCAGTTGGTTACTAAGATTACTGATGATGATTTGGAGAAAATAGATGCTCTGGAATGGATGACTTTCTATCCAAATCAAAGAGGAGAAGCTCTTTGGCAAGCCAATGCTcttataagatattttttgacATGCGAGAAAATAGATGCTGCTAGAAAAGCTTTTGATaag atTCCAGCGGATACTATTGGAATGATAATGATGGAACAGCCATCAATTGATAACACATTTGTTGATCAAACTATGACTGAAGAGATCAGTGACCACAAATCCTCGGCTTCTATTCGTGAATATCTTTGTTATAAGGCTTATCTAGATGCTCAAGAAGGTTTTCAAGAATGGTTCAGACACTTCCATCAAGGAAAGCCGATTCCGCTGGATCCGCTGCCAACTTACGCGACTTTTACTGAAAAAGTTGCTTATGATCATAAAAAAGCGCAGTACCAGGCTGAGTTGGAGAGCTGGAAAGCTACAATGCAACGTCATACTAAA gcAGTAAAGCAGCTTCTCTTCAACGTCCTTCTGTTCCCCGACGGAGGCTGGCTAGTAGACAGAACAAAGACAATGCCGCCAGACCACCTCCGCAAGCACCAGCTCGCCAAACTGCGGAGTCTGTGTATACCCAAAATAACGTTACTTCTGATAAATGTTATGTCCGAAATGAACGAGCATGCAGAGTGTATTGAACTCGGTGAGACTCTTGCATTGGAGCGTTATCAACTCTACAAAGTATTTCCAAAAGAACGAATGCGCGAGGTCTACAGAAAAATATGTGAGTCATCTCTTGTActtatggataaaaaaaaagacgcaTGGGGTTATTCAAAATAa